The following coding sequences lie in one Cyanobacterium stanieri LEGE 03274 genomic window:
- a CDS encoding DNA cytosine methyltransferase — MTPTKNLKFVDLFAGIGGFHQALKSYQADCIFASEWDKYSQEIYLKNHGILPKGDITKIPESAIPSHDLLCAGFPCQAFSISGKQLGFNDTRGSLFFDVARIVQYHQPKFIILENVKNFARHDHGNTLNIVVNTLDEIGYKVYYKVLNSSYFGVPQKRERIYIVAFRKDLEVDNFIFPNGYHQPVKLIDFCLDDEETQDFIINRKDINFKEKIDIVPDILGNYPQKPIRIGTVNKGGQGERIYHQNGHAITLSAYGGGVGAKTGLYLINDKVRKLAPRECARIMGFPDSFVVHENKNIAYKQFGNSVVVNVIKEIINYLIN, encoded by the coding sequence ATGACTCCTACTAAAAATTTAAAATTCGTAGATTTATTTGCAGGAATCGGTGGCTTTCATCAAGCCCTAAAATCTTATCAAGCTGATTGTATTTTTGCTTCGGAATGGGATAAATATTCCCAAGAAATATATTTAAAAAATCATGGTATTTTACCCAAGGGAGATATTACCAAAATACCTGAGTCTGCTATTCCTAGTCATGATCTTTTATGTGCTGGTTTTCCTTGTCAGGCCTTTAGTATTTCGGGAAAGCAGTTAGGTTTTAATGATACTAGAGGAAGTTTATTTTTTGATGTGGCTAGGATTGTACAGTATCACCAACCTAAATTTATTATCCTTGAAAATGTGAAAAACTTTGCCAGACATGATCATGGTAATACTTTAAATATAGTCGTTAATACTTTAGATGAAATTGGTTATAAGGTTTACTATAAAGTTTTAAATTCTTCTTATTTTGGAGTACCGCAAAAGAGAGAAAGAATTTATATAGTTGCTTTTAGAAAAGATTTAGAAGTTGATAATTTTATTTTTCCTAATGGTTATCATCAACCTGTAAAATTAATAGATTTTTGCTTGGATGATGAAGAAACCCAAGATTTTATTATTAATAGAAAAGATATAAACTTTAAAGAAAAGATAGATATAGTCCCAGATATTCTGGGTAATTATCCTCAAAAACCCATCAGAATTGGTACGGTAAATAAGGGAGGACAAGGGGAAAGAATTTATCATCAAAATGGTCATGCGATTACTCTTTCTGCTTATGGTGGTGGGGTAGGAGCAAAAACAGGTTTATATTTAATTAATGATAAAGTGAGAAAATTAGCCCCAAGAGAATGTGCCAGAATTATGGGTTTTCCTGATAGTTTTGTAGTTCATGAAAACAAAAATATTGCTTATAAACAATTTGGAAATAGTGTTGTTGTAAATGTAATTAAAGAAATTATTAATTATTTAATTAACTGA